One Phoenix dactylifera cultivar Barhee BC4 chromosome 14, palm_55x_up_171113_PBpolish2nd_filt_p, whole genome shotgun sequence DNA window includes the following coding sequences:
- the LOC103722549 gene encoding 11-beta-hydroxysteroid dehydrogenase 1A-like — MRNMDLITKFMNLFAPPTLLTALFFLLPPLYFFKLFLSFISSLFPEDMLHKVVLITGASSGIGEQMAYQYAKKGACLVLVARRESSLLEVAKRAQELGSPDVLVLPADVAKPEECRRFIDAAISHFGRLDHLVNNAGIANLCMFEEAEDVTNFTPVMDVNFWGSIYPTYFALPHLKQTRGRIVVNSSSAGWLPMPRMSFYNASKAALINFFETLRIEFGHEIGITIATPWWIESEMTQGKFLSKEGKMVVDQELRDIQVGLFLVGYSDGCTKAIVNGACRGDRYVTEPSWFKMLYLWRVFAPEVMDWFIHMLYVTRPGSPSCDALSKKILDLSKAKSVLYPSSIQTSEIKKE, encoded by the exons atgagaAACATGGATTTGATCACTAAGTTTATGAACTTATTTGCACCTCCCACTCTCCTAACGGCTCTCTTTTTCCTCCTACCACCCTTATACTTCTTCaagctcttcctctccttcatctcctccctcttccCCGAGGACATGTTGCACAAGGTGGTTCTCATAACTGGTGCCTCCTCCGGCATCGGCGAG CAAATGGCTTACCAATATGCAAAGAAGGGAGCCTGCCTGGTCCTAGTGGCAAGGAGAGAGAGCAGCCTCCTAGAGGTTGCTAAGAGGGCTCAGGAGCTCGGCTCGCCGGACGTGCTAGTCCTCCCGGCTGATGTTGCCAAGCCGGAAGAGTGTCGGAGGTTCATCGATGCCGCCATCAGCCACTTCGGCCGGT TGGATCATCTTGTGAACAATGCGGGCATCGCAAATCTCTGCATGTTTGAGGAAGCTGAGGATGTAACCAATTTCACGCCTGTTATG GATGTAAACTTCTGGGGATCCATCTATCCGACTTACTTTGCACTCCCTCATCTCAAGCAGACGAGAGGGAGGATCGTTGTGAACTCCTCTTCTGCGGGGTGGTTACCGATGCCAAGGATGAGCTTCTACAAT GCCAGCAAAGCAGCATTGATAAATTTCTTCGAGACGCTGCGAATAGAATTTGGTCATGAAATTGGAATAACAATTGCAACACCATGGTGGATTGAATCCGAGATGACCCAAGGCAAATTTCTTTCCAAGGAGGGCAAGATGGTAGTGGACCAGGAATTGAGAGAT ATTCAAGTTGGCTTGTTTCTGGTAGGGTACTCAGATGGTTGCACCAAGGCCATTGTGAACGGCGCATGCCGGGGCGACCGGTATGTGACCGAGCCATCATGGTTCAAGATGTTGTACCTATGGAGGGTGTTTGCCCCAGAG GTGATGGACTGGTTTATCCATATGCTCTATGTGACCAGGCCTGGCTCTCCTAGTTGCGACGCACTGAGCAAGAAGATACTGGATTTAAGTAAAGCCAAGAGTGTCCTCTACCCTTCTTCAATCCAGACTTCAGAGATCAAGAAAGAGTAG